One window from the genome of Candidatus Synechococcus calcipolaris G9 encodes:
- a CDS encoding CGLD27 family protein: MLCPVPAEQRPLNEYRVLKDSWFFGWSTGSAKVYTRRLILLWSLAWLVSGPVAAGSFDPQEYPMNFALGGILGSNLAVGLVLLRLVLGWGYVGDRLQRPTVIYEETGWYDGQEWIKPAAELDQDRLIVQYELRPILYRLRLTLGGVIASSMLIIALWLAQ; the protein is encoded by the coding sequence ATGCTTTGCCCGGTTCCGGCGGAACAGCGGCCCCTTAATGAATATCGAGTTCTTAAGGACTCCTGGTTTTTTGGCTGGTCTACTGGATCTGCCAAGGTTTATACCAGGCGATTGATCCTGCTTTGGAGTTTAGCTTGGTTGGTGTCGGGGCCGGTAGCAGCAGGCAGTTTTGATCCCCAAGAATATCCCATGAATTTTGCCCTTGGTGGGATTCTAGGGAGTAATCTGGCGGTGGGTTTAGTCCTGTTGCGGCTGGTGCTGGGCTGGGGCTATGTGGGCGATCGCCTGCAACGACCCACAGTGATCTATGAAGAAACTGGCTGGTACGATGGTCAGGAATGGATCAAGCCTGCGGCGGAACTCGACCAGGATCGCTTGATTGTCCAGTATGAACTGCGGCCCATTTTGTACCGTTTGCGTCTCACCCTGGGGGGAGTGATCGCTAGCTCTATGCTGATCATTGCTCTATGGCTGGCACAGTAA
- the mfd gene encoding transcription-repair coupling factor translates to MTLAALARSWAKLPLTSELQQKLREQRSLYLSGIPRLVKGLVSTTLAQVQDAPLLVITPTLEDAGRWAAQLEAIGWPVVQFYPTSEASPYDPFDLEAEFVWGQLQVLADVKAAAVPLAIVTTERSLQPHLPPPEEFYAQCLTLKPGQEISLKALGDRLAQMGYERVSLVETEGQWSRRGDIVDIFPVSAELPVRLEWFGDQLEKLREFDPVSQRSHSEAGPLDSLNQLVLTPTNFNGFIEAGLGEQQRQRIQEFLAAQGQQQWQQGQPLEGLRRFLGLAMPQPASLLDYLPGDTLIAVDEPDLCQAHCDRWWQNTQDYWQDLNAGELMPCLHHSWGDRQTHLGAFCQIHLSELAEEKRGLNLSSRPVPAIPHQFGRLGETIRQERDKGYTIWLVSAQPSRSVALLQEHDCPAQFVPNPKDYPAIDKLQSQRTPIALKYSGLAELEGFILPTFRCVLVSDREFFGQHSLANLGYVRKRRRAASKQVDANKLQPGDYIVHRDHGIGKFLKLESLTINQETREYLALQYADGVLRVAADQLNTLSRFRTSRDKPPQLNKLTGKTWERTKERVRKAIKKVAVDLLQLYAQRAQQRGFQFAADGPWQEEMEDSFPYQPTPDQLKATQDVKQDMESDRPMDRLVCGDVGFGKTEVGIRAIFKAVVSGKQVAILAPTTILTQQHYHTLKERFAPYPIQVGLLNRFRTSEERKQILEKLKIGELDVVVGTHQLLGKTIQFRDLGLLVVDEEQRFGVNQKEKIKALKTQVDVLTLSATPIPRTLYMALSGVREMSLITTPPPSRRPIQTHLAPYDPETIRSALRQELDRGGQIFYVVPRVEGIEEVAAKLTEMVPTARILIAHGQMPEGELESTMLGFSNGEADILVCTTIIESGLDIPRVNTILVEDSQRFGLAQLYQLRGRVGRAGIQAHAWLFYPKQNLLTDTARQRLRAIQEFTQLGSGYQLAMRDMEIRGVGNLLGAEQHGQMDTIGFDLYVEMLEEAIAEIRGQDIPQVDDTQVDLNITAFIPADYMPDLEQKMAAYRGVSAATTKQDLMQLAADWSDRYGPIPSPVSQLLRVVELKQIAKKLGFSKIKPDGKQHITLETPMAEPAWNLLKGNLPSHLQTRFVYSPGKVTVRGLGLQTADKQLEQLIDWLAKMEGAVPVC, encoded by the coding sequence ATGACACTGGCTGCTCTTGCCCGTAGCTGGGCGAAACTTCCCCTCACCTCTGAACTCCAGCAAAAGCTAAGGGAGCAGCGATCGCTCTATTTGAGTGGCATACCTCGCCTAGTGAAGGGCCTGGTGAGTACAACCCTAGCCCAGGTTCAGGATGCTCCCCTACTGGTGATCACACCCACCCTAGAGGATGCGGGGCGTTGGGCGGCCCAATTAGAAGCCATTGGCTGGCCCGTGGTGCAGTTTTATCCCACCTCGGAGGCCTCTCCCTACGATCCCTTTGATTTAGAGGCGGAATTTGTTTGGGGGCAGTTGCAGGTTTTAGCCGATGTGAAGGCCGCCGCCGTTCCCCTGGCCATTGTCACCACGGAGCGATCGCTCCAGCCCCATTTGCCCCCGCCAGAGGAGTTTTATGCCCAGTGCCTCACCCTTAAGCCAGGCCAAGAAATTAGCCTAAAAGCCTTGGGCGATCGCCTGGCCCAGATGGGCTACGAACGAGTGTCCCTAGTGGAAACCGAAGGCCAGTGGAGTCGGCGGGGCGATATTGTCGATATTTTTCCCGTCTCGGCCGAGTTACCCGTGCGTTTGGAATGGTTTGGGGATCAACTGGAGAAACTGCGGGAATTTGACCCCGTCAGCCAGCGATCTCACAGTGAAGCCGGGCCCCTAGATAGCCTGAACCAACTGGTACTAACCCCCACGAATTTTAATGGCTTTATTGAGGCGGGGTTAGGAGAGCAACAACGACAGCGCATTCAAGAATTTCTCGCCGCCCAAGGGCAGCAGCAATGGCAACAGGGGCAACCTCTGGAGGGACTACGGCGGTTCCTCGGCTTGGCTATGCCCCAACCGGCCTCCTTACTGGATTATCTGCCTGGGGACACCTTGATTGCGGTGGATGAACCGGATCTGTGTCAGGCCCATTGCGATCGCTGGTGGCAAAACACCCAGGACTATTGGCAAGACCTGAATGCCGGGGAACTGATGCCCTGTCTCCACCATTCTTGGGGCGATCGCCAAACCCACCTAGGGGCCTTTTGCCAAATTCATTTAAGTGAACTGGCCGAGGAAAAACGGGGCTTAAATCTATCGAGCCGTCCCGTGCCGGCCATTCCCCATCAATTTGGCCGCCTTGGGGAAACGATTCGCCAGGAGCGGGATAAGGGATACACCATTTGGCTCGTTTCTGCCCAGCCCAGTCGTTCCGTGGCTCTTCTCCAAGAGCATGACTGCCCGGCCCAGTTTGTCCCCAACCCCAAGGACTATCCGGCAATTGATAAGTTACAAAGTCAGCGAACCCCCATTGCCCTGAAATATTCGGGTTTGGCGGAGTTGGAGGGATTTATTTTACCCACCTTTCGCTGTGTCCTGGTGAGCGATCGCGAGTTTTTTGGTCAGCATAGTCTAGCTAATTTGGGCTATGTGCGGAAGCGACGGCGGGCCGCCTCAAAACAGGTAGATGCCAACAAACTTCAGCCAGGGGATTACATTGTCCATCGGGATCATGGCATTGGCAAATTTCTGAAGCTGGAGAGCCTGACGATTAATCAGGAAACCCGGGAATACCTGGCCCTCCAGTATGCCGATGGGGTGCTGCGGGTGGCCGCCGATCAACTCAATACCCTTTCCCGTTTCCGCACAAGCAGGGATAAACCGCCCCAACTCAATAAACTCACGGGCAAAACCTGGGAACGCACCAAGGAGCGAGTGCGGAAAGCCATCAAAAAAGTGGCGGTGGATCTGCTGCAACTCTATGCCCAACGGGCCCAACAAAGGGGGTTTCAATTTGCCGCCGATGGCCCCTGGCAAGAGGAGATGGAGGATTCCTTTCCCTATCAGCCGACGCCGGATCAACTCAAGGCAACCCAGGATGTGAAACAGGACATGGAGAGCGATCGCCCCATGGATCGCCTGGTATGTGGGGATGTGGGCTTTGGTAAAACAGAAGTAGGGATTCGGGCCATTTTTAAGGCGGTGGTGAGTGGTAAACAGGTAGCCATTTTAGCTCCAACAACGATTTTGACCCAGCAGCATTACCATACCCTGAAGGAACGATTTGCCCCCTATCCAATACAGGTGGGACTCCTGAACCGCTTTCGCACCAGTGAGGAACGGAAACAGATTTTAGAGAAATTAAAAATTGGTGAACTAGACGTGGTGGTGGGAACCCATCAACTCTTAGGTAAAACCATTCAGTTTCGAGATCTGGGCCTGTTGGTTGTGGATGAGGAGCAGCGATTTGGTGTGAACCAAAAGGAGAAAATCAAAGCTCTGAAAACCCAGGTAGATGTATTAACCCTAAGTGCCACCCCCATTCCCCGCACCCTTTATATGGCCCTGTCTGGGGTACGGGAAATGAGCCTAATTACAACTCCTCCCCCCTCCCGGCGACCGATTCAGACCCATTTAGCTCCCTACGATCCAGAAACCATTCGCAGTGCCCTCCGCCAAGAGCTAGATCGGGGCGGTCAGATATTTTATGTGGTACCCCGGGTTGAAGGCATTGAAGAGGTGGCGGCCAAGCTGACAGAGATGGTGCCCACCGCCCGCATACTCATTGCCCATGGTCAAATGCCCGAGGGGGAACTGGAATCGACGATGCTGGGGTTTAGTAATGGCGAAGCGGATATTCTCGTTTGCACCACAATTATTGAATCCGGTTTAGATATTCCCCGTGTTAATACGATTTTGGTGGAAGATTCCCAACGCTTTGGTTTGGCCCAACTCTATCAATTGCGGGGGCGGGTCGGGCGGGCGGGAATTCAGGCCCATGCTTGGCTGTTCTATCCTAAGCAAAACCTGTTGACGGATACAGCCCGGCAGCGTTTGCGGGCGATTCAGGAATTTACCCAGTTAGGCTCGGGCTACCAGTTAGCGATGCGGGATATGGAAATTCGCGGGGTTGGCAATCTTTTGGGGGCCGAGCAACACGGTCAGATGGACACCATTGGCTTTGATCTCTATGTGGAAATGCTAGAGGAGGCGATCGCCGAGATCCGTGGACAAGATATTCCCCAGGTGGACGATACCCAGGTGGATTTGAATATTACCGCCTTTATTCCCGCCGACTATATGCCGGATTTAGAGCAAAAAATGGCCGCCTATCGGGGAGTTTCGGCGGCGACCACAAAGCAGGACTTAATGCAATTGGCCGCTGACTGGAGCGATCGCTACGGCCCCATTCCCAGCCCCGTGTCTCAACTATTACGGGTGGTTGAACTCAAGCAAATTGCCAAAAAACTGGGCTTTTCTAAGATTAAACCCGACGGCAAACAACATATTACCCTAGAAACCCCCATGGCCGAACCCGCCTGGAATTTATTAAAGGGCAATCTCCCCAGTCATCTGCAAACTCGCTTTGTCTATAGCCCAGGGAAAGTGACGGTGCGGGGCCTAGGGCTACAAACAGCAGATAAGCAACTAGAACAACTCATTGATTGGTTAGCCAAAATGGAGGGAGCAGTTCCGGTTTGTTAA
- a CDS encoding SUMF1/EgtB/PvdO family nonheme iron enzyme, with translation MNHNSTTSRATSFNIHKTSDHLNATHGDRLRIDLKTALEESRAATLDLVAPLSETILCHQAHPNFSPVGWHWGHIGFTEGLWLLEKMLGQPPLFPHYRSLFAADGLPKHRRRALPPAPDIRLYVDTIRQQVLEALEQLDPMALSQQARLWWWILHHEAQHAETIQMVLALQQALPPLEYIPRTHSCQGNSIHIPQGNYEQGSHDPFALDNEQPRHLVPLSDFSIDQHPVSQGDYQAFIDAGGYETAHWWSTQGWQWLQAAGVTQPCYQLSAHPEFPVCGLSGYEAEAYACFRGQRLPTETEWEIAAQSGQLQGTGQVWEWTATWFAPYPGFQSFPYPGYSETYFDQQHRVLRGGSWASRNLVKRPSFRNWYPPETREVFAGLRLCHS, from the coding sequence GTGAACCACAACTCTACAACCTCTAGAGCCACAAGTTTTAATATTCATAAGACTTCAGATCATCTAAATGCGACTCATGGCGATCGCCTACGGATTGATCTCAAAACTGCCCTAGAGGAGAGTCGCGCAGCAACCCTCGACCTTGTTGCCCCCCTCAGCGAAACCATTCTCTGCCATCAGGCCCATCCAAACTTTAGCCCCGTGGGATGGCATTGGGGCCATATTGGCTTCACCGAAGGACTGTGGCTCCTAGAGAAAATGTTAGGTCAACCGCCCCTTTTTCCCCACTACCGGAGCCTTTTTGCCGCCGATGGACTCCCCAAACATCGTCGTCGTGCATTACCCCCTGCCCCGGATATTCGCCTCTATGTCGATACCATTCGCCAGCAGGTTTTAGAAGCTCTTGAGCAGCTTGACCCCATGGCCCTCAGCCAACAAGCCCGTCTTTGGTGGTGGATTCTTCACCATGAAGCCCAGCACGCTGAAACTATACAAATGGTCTTAGCCCTGCAACAGGCCCTCCCCCCCCTTGAATACATCCCCCGAACCCATAGCTGCCAAGGGAATTCCATTCATATTCCCCAGGGAAACTATGAACAAGGCAGTCATGATCCCTTCGCCCTAGACAATGAACAGCCCCGCCACCTCGTTCCCCTGTCGGATTTTTCCATTGATCAACATCCCGTGAGTCAGGGGGACTACCAAGCCTTTATTGACGCTGGAGGCTATGAAACGGCCCACTGGTGGTCTACCCAAGGTTGGCAATGGCTCCAAGCAGCCGGAGTGACCCAACCCTGTTATCAACTTTCTGCTCATCCAGAGTTCCCCGTCTGTGGCTTAAGTGGGTATGAAGCCGAAGCCTATGCCTGTTTTCGCGGACAACGACTACCCACGGAAACGGAATGGGAAATTGCAGCCCAATCGGGACAACTCCAAGGCACGGGTCAGGTATGGGAATGGACAGCCACTTGGTTTGCCCCCTATCCGGGTTTTCAGAGTTTTCCCTACCCTGGCTACTCTGAGACCTACTTTGATCAGCAACACCGCGTCCTTAGGGGGGGCAGTTGGGCCAGCCGCAACCTAGTGAAGCGACCCTCCTTTCGGAATTGGTATCCCCCAGAGACCCGGGAAGTTTTTGCTGGATTGCGCCTGTGCCACTCATGA
- a CDS encoding asparaginase, which yields MSKRTQAADLEVRLLREGIIESIHHVHAVVCDDRGRILSLAGNAETAAFIRSSLKPFQALAVTSSGTLERFNLNDRDLAVICSSHRGAIDQVRQVFNILWHADVDPTALQCPIPKGGQGPLEHNCSGKHAGMLAVCQQRNWPLGTYLQRNHPVQALILGKVAELLRMPAAEFIYAHDDCGAPTYFMQLVQMATLYGQLASGNDWAMERVVRAMTHHPLLVSGEGEFDTEVMRLTEGEIISKTGAEGVQCIGRVGEGLGLAIKVSDGSKRAKYAVGIHLLKQLGWITPAIAEALDETFFNPNRFTRLDVIGELAFS from the coding sequence ATGTCAAAACGTACCCAAGCTGCTGATTTAGAAGTTCGTCTCCTGCGGGAGGGGATCATTGAATCAATTCACCATGTCCATGCGGTTGTCTGTGATGATCGGGGCCGCATCCTCTCCTTGGCGGGTAATGCGGAAACCGCTGCCTTTATTCGCTCGTCTCTCAAGCCCTTCCAGGCCCTAGCGGTCACCTCATCGGGAACCCTAGAACGATTTAATCTCAACGATCGCGATCTAGCGGTGATCTGTAGTTCCCATCGTGGGGCCATTGATCAGGTGCGCCAGGTGTTTAATATTCTTTGGCACGCTGACGTTGATCCCACCGCCTTGCAATGTCCCATTCCTAAGGGGGGACAGGGGCCCCTAGAGCATAATTGCTCGGGGAAACACGCTGGAATGTTAGCGGTCTGCCAACAGCGTAATTGGCCCCTAGGAACCTATCTCCAGCGAAATCACCCCGTCCAAGCCCTCATTTTAGGGAAAGTGGCTGAACTCCTGCGTATGCCTGCGGCTGAGTTTATCTATGCCCACGATGACTGTGGCGCGCCCACCTACTTTATGCAATTGGTGCAGATGGCGACCCTTTACGGACAGCTAGCCTCCGGGAATGATTGGGCTATGGAGCGGGTGGTACGGGCCATGACCCACCATCCTCTTTTAGTGTCTGGGGAAGGGGAGTTTGATACGGAGGTGATGCGGTTGACGGAGGGAGAAATTATTAGCAAGACTGGGGCGGAAGGGGTGCAATGTATTGGCCGGGTGGGGGAAGGTCTGGGCCTGGCGATCAAGGTTAGTGATGGGTCGAAACGGGCAAAGTATGCGGTCGGTATTCATTTACTGAAGCAATTGGGCTGGATTACGCCGGCGATCGCCGAAGCCTTGGACGAAACATTTTTCAACCCGAATCGTTTTACCCGCTTAGATGTGATTGGTGAATTGGCTTTTTCTTGA
- a CDS encoding glycosyltransferase yields MNIQRWVNRGDRQLLFLGVLAFIIALLAQVDWRNTLPNLLGFWHSGQAMFRPQGNTLEVLLLPAFIWVAVTFFLKEISPRPTFWTRIIVSMGIALLGIRYELWRFFGSLNLDDPLNGTLSVILFLAELLTVVNTVTFFVHTIFSIDRSPEADRLSQDVISGTYQPTVDVVIPTYNEGVDILRRSVIGCQAMEYANKTIYLLDDTRRPAVRALAAELGCEYRDRPDNRHAKAGNINHALPSMNGEIMVVFDADFVPSRHFLTRTVGFFQDENTALLQTPQHFFNEDPIAVNLGLEGILNNEQTLFFRYIQPSRDFFNSVVCCGTCFLIRRSALDEIGGIPTESITEDYFTSIQMQSRGYRVKYLNEALAAGMSPETISAYINQRLRWGQGTLQSLFSKANFLTVPNLHWWERASHCLSIVYWFLALPRVIFLVMPLAFLLFGLAPLRATINEILYFYLPYYLANIMAFSWLTEGRRSAFWSDVYETILCVPMAMTIFVTLVSPGAKPFKVTPKGDIDSSNITINWPLIRPLMVVMVLSIVGIIYRTVSIQTTIVNPDSLAVNLVWSVYNLSLLLICMLVAIDVPQRRHTRFLRREACELQIGQGRFRGYTVDMSEEGARILLDRYDGEDSTEAIAPGDVNATFQGKFRLLPPSSLTNLPLKAELRWHARQKLESLKEDESTQTAEVRVSFPQLSLAEQRRLIPYLYCEPGQWDDMKVPELKTAWAMFQSVLRLHPLAESR; encoded by the coding sequence ATGAATATTCAGCGATGGGTGAATCGGGGCGATCGCCAACTTCTATTCTTAGGAGTTCTGGCATTCATCATTGCGTTGTTAGCCCAAGTGGATTGGCGCAATACTCTACCCAATTTGCTGGGTTTCTGGCACAGTGGTCAGGCGATGTTTCGGCCCCAAGGCAACACCCTAGAAGTTCTCCTATTACCTGCCTTTATTTGGGTTGCCGTTACCTTTTTTCTAAAAGAAATTTCCCCGCGCCCGACCTTTTGGACCCGGATCATTGTCAGTATGGGGATTGCCCTATTGGGAATTCGCTACGAACTGTGGCGTTTTTTTGGCAGCCTCAATTTAGATGATCCCCTCAATGGCACGTTGTCGGTCATTTTATTTTTGGCGGAACTTCTCACCGTCGTGAATACGGTCACGTTTTTTGTTCACACGATTTTTTCCATTGACCGTAGCCCCGAAGCCGATCGCCTCAGCCAGGATGTGATCAGTGGAACCTACCAACCGACGGTGGATGTGGTCATTCCCACCTATAACGAAGGGGTGGATATTTTGCGACGGTCGGTGATTGGTTGCCAGGCGATGGAGTACGCTAATAAAACCATTTACCTATTGGATGATACTCGGCGGCCGGCGGTGCGGGCCCTAGCGGCGGAATTGGGCTGTGAATACCGCGATCGCCCGGATAACCGTCATGCCAAGGCGGGAAATATTAACCATGCCCTTCCCTCCATGAACGGGGAAATTATGGTTGTCTTTGATGCGGATTTTGTACCCAGTCGCCACTTTTTAACCCGAACTGTGGGCTTTTTCCAGGATGAAAATACGGCCCTCCTGCAAACCCCCCAACACTTTTTTAATGAAGACCCCATTGCCGTCAATCTCGGTCTAGAAGGGATTCTCAATAACGAGCAAACCCTCTTTTTCCGCTACATTCAACCGAGTCGGGACTTTTTTAACTCCGTCGTTTGTTGTGGAACCTGCTTCCTGATCCGGCGATCGGCCCTAGATGAAATTGGCGGGATTCCCACGGAAAGTATCACCGAAGATTATTTCACCTCGATCCAAATGCAATCTAGGGGCTATCGAGTCAAATATTTGAATGAAGCCCTAGCGGCGGGGATGTCACCGGAAACCATTAGTGCCTATATTAATCAACGACTGCGTTGGGGCCAGGGAACCCTGCAATCCCTGTTCTCTAAGGCAAATTTTCTTACGGTTCCCAATCTCCATTGGTGGGAGCGGGCATCCCATTGCCTGAGTATTGTCTATTGGTTTTTAGCCCTACCTCGGGTCATTTTTTTAGTGATGCCCTTGGCCTTTCTCCTGTTTGGGTTGGCTCCCCTACGGGCGACGATTAACGAAATTCTCTATTTTTATTTGCCCTACTATCTGGCGAATATTATGGCCTTCTCCTGGTTAACGGAGGGGCGGCGATCGGCCTTTTGGTCCGATGTATATGAAACGATTTTATGTGTACCCATGGCCATGACGATTTTTGTCACCCTGGTCAGTCCAGGGGCCAAGCCCTTCAAAGTTACCCCTAAGGGGGATATTGACTCTAGCAACATTACGATTAACTGGCCCCTGATTCGCCCCTTAATGGTGGTGATGGTCTTATCCATTGTCGGAATTATCTACCGCACGGTGAGTATTCAAACAACCATTGTTAATCCAGATAGTTTGGCGGTGAACTTGGTGTGGTCAGTTTACAATCTATCTCTGCTTTTAATTTGTATGCTAGTAGCGATCGATGTCCCCCAGCGGCGACATACTCGGTTTTTACGGCGGGAAGCCTGTGAATTGCAAATTGGTCAGGGACGATTTCGGGGCTATACCGTGGATATGTCGGAAGAGGGGGCGCGGATTCTCTTGGATCGCTATGATGGCGAAGATTCCACCGAGGCGATCGCCCCAGGGGATGTCAATGCCACCTTCCAGGGGAAATTTCGCCTCCTCCCCCCCAGTTCCCTGACCAACTTACCCCTAAAAGCCGAACTGCGCTGGCACGCCCGCCAAAAATTAGAGTCCCTCAAAGAAGATGAGTCCACCCAAACCGCCGAAGTTCGGGTGAGCTTCCCCCAGTTATCCTTGGCAGAGCAGCGGCGTTTAATTCCCTATCTCTACTGTGAGCCAGGCCAATGGGACGACATGAAAGTGCCGGAACTTAAAACCGCCTGGGCCATGTTCCAATCAGTGCTACGGCTCCATCCCCTAGCGGAAAGTCGCTAA
- a CDS encoding IS3 family transposase (programmed frameshift), producing the protein MSQKPRRTFTAEQKAQAVAIVQQSGKPISQVAQEMGLTESALRQWVKQATIDQGGGKQGALTTQERAELTALRKDLKRVEMERDFLKKAGSLLCTGKFRPYELIDAQKAHFPISLMCQVLKQSRSGYYAWCNRPLSPRGKENETLSQMIQQIHQESRQTYGSPRIQAALAAQGFPISRQRVIRLMANLGINAHLRRKFKVTTDSNHRLPIAENTLDRCFKTDAPDQAWVADITYVWTSEGWLYLAVILDLFSRRVVGWSIAEHLRTELVLTALSAALGHRKPSSAGLLFHSDRGSQYASNDYQQALRQANIACSMSRRGNCWDNAVAERFFGTIKTELIHLTVFPSRAIARTAIVEWIEVFYNRKRLHSTLDFLSPAQFEDQYYRSLNPPISA; encoded by the exons ATGAGCCAAAAACCAAGACGAACATTTACTGCCGAACAAAAAGCTCAAGCTGTGGCAATTGTGCAACAGTCAGGCAAGCCGATCAGCCAAGTGGCCCAGGAAATGGGATTGACAGAAAGTGCCCTACGCCAATGGGTCAAACAAGCAACCATTGACCAGGGTGGTGGCAAGCAAGGAGCATTGACCACGCAGGAACGGGCGGAACTGACGGCATTACGCAAAGACTTGAAGCGGGTCGAGATGGAGCGTGATTTCCTAAAAAAAGCCG GCAGCCTTCTTTGCACGGGAAAGTTCAGACCCTATGAGCTAATCGATGCCCAGAAGGCACATTTTCCCATCAGCCTGATGTGCCAGGTCTTAAAGCAATCGAGAAGTGGCTATTATGCCTGGTGCAACCGACCATTATCGCCCCGAGGTAAGGAGAATGAGACATTGAGCCAAATGATTCAACAGATTCACCAAGAGAGCCGTCAAACCTATGGCTCACCGAGGATACAAGCAGCCTTAGCTGCTCAAGGCTTCCCCATCAGCCGTCAACGGGTGATCCGATTAATGGCAAACTTGGGAATTAATGCCCATCTGCGACGGAAATTCAAGGTGACAACAGATTCAAATCATCGGTTACCCATTGCTGAGAATACGTTAGACCGTTGCTTTAAGACCGATGCCCCAGACCAAGCCTGGGTGGCGGATATTACTTATGTCTGGACGAGTGAAGGGTGGCTCTATCTGGCGGTCATTCTCGACCTATTCTCTCGCAGGGTGGTGGGATGGTCTATTGCCGAGCATCTACGCACCGAACTAGTTTTAACCGCGTTGTCTGCCGCCTTGGGACACCGAAAACCGTCAAGCGCTGGTTTATTATTTCACTCAGACCGGGGGTCACAATATGCTAGCAACGACTATCAACAGGCACTAAGGCAAGCTAATATAGCCTGTAGTATGAGCCGTCGGGGCAACTGCTGGGATAATGCGGTCGCTGAACGCTTTTTTGGCACGATAAAAACCGAGCTGATTCACCTTACGGTGTTTCCATCCCGGGCGATTGCCAGGACTGCCATTGTTGAATGGATTGAGGTCTTCTACAACCGTAAACGCCTTCATTCCACCCTTGATTTTCTATCCCCTGCTCAATTTGAGGATCAGTATTACCGCTCCCTAAATCCACCCATTTCCGCTTAA
- the egtC gene encoding ergothioneine biosynthesis protein EgtC, with the protein MCRLFAYLGKKTTLAPVMLEPRHSLLVQSYQPQEMTSGLLNADGFGVGWYHPRQDVEPFIYRQILPMWNDVNFTEHLGRYIESTCMLANIRSATPGQAIQLSNCQPFRWGRWLGVHNGFIENFRETLYRPLRDRLGDVCYTMVEGNTDSEHIFALFCNEMLANPQLSPVLVLRQTLQTVLTLAQAWRVRVALNLVFTDGTYLLAARCARPHPIPSLYWWQDAQKCQIASEPLDNSDQWQPLMENTLLLMGANSEPQLYNL; encoded by the coding sequence ATGTGTCGATTATTTGCGTACTTGGGCAAAAAAACAACCCTTGCGCCAGTGATGCTAGAACCCCGCCATTCCCTCCTGGTTCAAAGCTATCAACCCCAAGAGATGACCAGTGGCCTGCTCAATGCCGATGGTTTTGGGGTGGGGTGGTATCATCCCCGCCAAGATGTGGAACCCTTTATCTATCGGCAGATCTTACCGATGTGGAATGATGTCAACTTTACCGAGCATCTAGGGCGTTACATTGAATCTACCTGTATGTTGGCCAATATTCGCAGTGCTACCCCTGGGCAAGCCATTCAACTGAGCAATTGTCAGCCCTTTCGCTGGGGACGGTGGTTAGGAGTTCACAATGGCTTCATTGAAAATTTTCGGGAGACCCTCTATCGTCCTCTGCGCGATCGACTAGGGGATGTATGCTACACCATGGTGGAAGGCAACACCGATTCCGAACATATCTTTGCCCTGTTTTGTAATGAAATGTTGGCCAATCCCCAACTGTCCCCTGTATTAGTTCTCCGACAGACCTTGCAAACCGTGTTGACCTTGGCCCAGGCTTGGCGGGTACGGGTGGCCTTGAATTTGGTTTTTACCGATGGCACCTATTTACTTGCCGCCCGCTGTGCCCGTCCCCATCCGATACCTAGTTTGTACTGGTGGCAGGATGCCCAAAAATGCCAAATTGCCTCTGAACCCCTTGACAACTCCGATCAATGGCAGCCATTAATGGAAAATACACTGCTGCTGATGGGGGCCAATAGTGAACCACAACTCTACAACCTCTAG